One genomic region from Chelonia mydas isolate rCheMyd1 chromosome 25, rCheMyd1.pri.v2, whole genome shotgun sequence encodes:
- the C2CD4C gene encoding C2 calcium-dependent domain-containing protein 4C isoform X2 → MWLLERIRGSVENGAARASDSGDKQSKGPLYSNVLTPDKIPDFFIPPKLTTVPPEAEGAEGKAKPNLGTSASEQNLSARKPQRSPRLPVKAASESKNLLKAASRHIIQIESADEWASEEDFSTNADPQAQTAMSLPYVPKAQTSYGFATLMESPHTRRKESLFHSEHGSLCQSQASSPSSPRKGAAGGKVNGESARLTPSDIGMSLRNPYRYFSGGESDTCSSAESSPFSSPLLSRSVSLLKIFSQDSQAKVIKLKHPVARNSSLSTDDSSADTSPSLQRRARCPTPPAGGAPPPSLLPLDSPDRLPREHTVRLSKGGSVRLTAEYDAANARLRVRVIAAEELFDKLCDARAINCCVSLCLNPGKVQKQRSTIIKNSRSPVFNEDFFFDCLGAGSVKKMALKVKMAAAEISVLPESCLLLAPLDH, encoded by the exons ATGTGGCTCTTGGAGAGGATCCGTGGCTCGGTGGAGAACGGTGCTGCCCGGGCCAGCGACTCGGGGGATAAGCAGTCCAAGGGCCCCCTGTACAGCAACGTGCTGACCCCCGATAAGATCCCGGATTTCTTCATCCCGCCCAAGCTCACAACGGTGCCGCCCGAAgctgagggggcagaggggaaagccAAGCCCAACCTTGGCACCTCGGCCTCGGAGCAGAACCTGTCAGCCCGCAAGCCCCAGCGCAGCCCCCGCCTGCCGGTCAAGGCTGCCTCGGAGAGCAAGAACCTGCTGAAGGCCGCCAGCCGGCACATCATCCAGATCGAGAGCGCCGACGAGTGGGCCTCGGAGGAGGACTTCAGCACCAACGCCGACCCCCAGGCCCAGACGGCCATGTCCCTCCCCTATGTGCCCAAGGCCCAGACTTCCTACGGCTTCGCCACCCTCATGGAGAGCCCCCACACCCGGCGCAAGGAGTCCCTCTTCCACAGCGAGCACGGCAGCCTGTGCCAGTCGCAGGCGTCCTCGCCCAGCTCCCCGCGCAAGGGGGCGGCCGGGGGCAAGGTGAACGGGGAGAGCGCCCGCCTGACCCCCTCCGACATCGGCATGTCCCTGAGGAACCCCTACCGCTACTTCAGCGGCGGGGAGAGCGACACCTGCTCCTCGGCTGAGTCTTCGCCcttcagctcaccgctgctgtccCGCTCCGTCTCCCTGCTCAAAATCTTCAGCCAGGACAGCCAGGCCAAGGTCATCAAGCTCAAGCACCCGGTGGCCCGGAACAGCTCCCTCTCCACCGACGACAGCTCGGCCGACACCAGCCCCAGCTTGCAGCGGCGGGCGCGGTGCCCCACGCCCCCGGCGGGGGGCGCCCCGCCCCCGTCCCTCCTGCCTTTGGACTCGCCGGACCGCCTGCCCAGGGAGCACACCGTCCGGCTGAGCAAAGGGGGCAGCGTGCGGCTCACGGCCGAGTACGACGCCGCCAACGCCCGGCTGCGGGTGCGGGTCATCGCGGCCGAGGAGCTGTTCGACAAGCTGTGCGACGCCCGGGCCATCAACTGCTGCGTCTCCCTCTGCCTCAACCCAGGCAAGGTGCAGAAGCAACGCAGCACCATCATCAAGAACAGCCGCAGCCCCGTCTTCAACGAGGACTTCTTCTTCGACTGCCTGGGAGCCGGCAGCGTCAAGAAGATGGCCCTCAAGGTCAAG ATGGCAGCTGCAGAAATTTCAGT GCTACCGGAAAGCTGCCTTTTGTTGGCCCCATTGGACCACTAA
- the C2CD4C gene encoding C2 calcium-dependent domain-containing protein 4C isoform X1, whose protein sequence is MWLLERIRGSVENGAARASDSGDKQSKGPLYSNVLTPDKIPDFFIPPKLTTVPPEAEGAEGKAKPNLGTSASEQNLSARKPQRSPRLPVKAASESKNLLKAASRHIIQIESADEWASEEDFSTNADPQAQTAMSLPYVPKAQTSYGFATLMESPHTRRKESLFHSEHGSLCQSQASSPSSPRKGAAGGKVNGESARLTPSDIGMSLRNPYRYFSGGESDTCSSAESSPFSSPLLSRSVSLLKIFSQDSQAKVIKLKHPVARNSSLSTDDSSADTSPSLQRRARCPTPPAGGAPPPSLLPLDSPDRLPREHTVRLSKGGSVRLTAEYDAANARLRVRVIAAEELFDKLCDARAINCCVSLCLNPGKVQKQRSTIIKNSRSPVFNEDFFFDCLGAGSVKKMALKVKVVNKGSSLKRDTLLGERELPLTSLLPFL, encoded by the coding sequence ATGTGGCTCTTGGAGAGGATCCGTGGCTCGGTGGAGAACGGTGCTGCCCGGGCCAGCGACTCGGGGGATAAGCAGTCCAAGGGCCCCCTGTACAGCAACGTGCTGACCCCCGATAAGATCCCGGATTTCTTCATCCCGCCCAAGCTCACAACGGTGCCGCCCGAAgctgagggggcagaggggaaagccAAGCCCAACCTTGGCACCTCGGCCTCGGAGCAGAACCTGTCAGCCCGCAAGCCCCAGCGCAGCCCCCGCCTGCCGGTCAAGGCTGCCTCGGAGAGCAAGAACCTGCTGAAGGCCGCCAGCCGGCACATCATCCAGATCGAGAGCGCCGACGAGTGGGCCTCGGAGGAGGACTTCAGCACCAACGCCGACCCCCAGGCCCAGACGGCCATGTCCCTCCCCTATGTGCCCAAGGCCCAGACTTCCTACGGCTTCGCCACCCTCATGGAGAGCCCCCACACCCGGCGCAAGGAGTCCCTCTTCCACAGCGAGCACGGCAGCCTGTGCCAGTCGCAGGCGTCCTCGCCCAGCTCCCCGCGCAAGGGGGCGGCCGGGGGCAAGGTGAACGGGGAGAGCGCCCGCCTGACCCCCTCCGACATCGGCATGTCCCTGAGGAACCCCTACCGCTACTTCAGCGGCGGGGAGAGCGACACCTGCTCCTCGGCTGAGTCTTCGCCcttcagctcaccgctgctgtccCGCTCCGTCTCCCTGCTCAAAATCTTCAGCCAGGACAGCCAGGCCAAGGTCATCAAGCTCAAGCACCCGGTGGCCCGGAACAGCTCCCTCTCCACCGACGACAGCTCGGCCGACACCAGCCCCAGCTTGCAGCGGCGGGCGCGGTGCCCCACGCCCCCGGCGGGGGGCGCCCCGCCCCCGTCCCTCCTGCCTTTGGACTCGCCGGACCGCCTGCCCAGGGAGCACACCGTCCGGCTGAGCAAAGGGGGCAGCGTGCGGCTCACGGCCGAGTACGACGCCGCCAACGCCCGGCTGCGGGTGCGGGTCATCGCGGCCGAGGAGCTGTTCGACAAGCTGTGCGACGCCCGGGCCATCAACTGCTGCGTCTCCCTCTGCCTCAACCCAGGCAAGGTGCAGAAGCAACGCAGCACCATCATCAAGAACAGCCGCAGCCCCGTCTTCAACGAGGACTTCTTCTTCGACTGCCTGGGAGCCGGCAGCGTCAAGAAGATGGCCCTCAAGGTCAAGGTGGTCAACAAGGGCAGCAGCCTCAAGCGGGACACGCTGCTGGGCGAGAGGGAGCTCCCGCTCACCTCTCTGCTGCCCTTCTTATAA